The Gracilinanus agilis isolate LMUSP501 unplaced genomic scaffold, AgileGrace unplaced_scaffold9446, whole genome shotgun sequence genome contains the following window.
TTAGTATCCTGATTCGGGCCGTTATCTACTGATGAACATAAAGTTCCTCTGGCCATGGGAAGGCCACGGGGGGCCGCTCGGACAGTGGACAGTTACCTTGCTTGACGGGCCGGCTTCTTTCTCTTCCACCAAAAAATCATCGAGGGAGGCAGATCTTTCCAAGTCGTGCCGCAGTTTGCTGAAGCCATAGAGATTAAGCTGGCGGATGAAACTCTTCATGCAATCAGTTTCAAATATCCTACAAGGCCCTTTCTTGTCTAAAATCTCTTCTCTAAACTGCTTCTCATCAATTATTATGCAACTTCCGTCTTCATTCCACCAAACTGACTTAAATCTGTCACTTTCCACTATTTTCCAAAGCTTTCTAGGAAAGGTGAGGgagaaaaactcattttcttccacCGCCACACTTTCATTTGGTAATGGGAAATAGGATCTTTTTGCTAAAGGAACGCCAATCAAAGCCCGAAAAGCATTTTCTTCCACCAGAGCCCTCAGTTCATCATCCATATTTGG
Protein-coding sequences here:
- the LOC123256716 gene encoding heat shock transcription factor, Y-linked-like, with product MESSNSEPPDASPPRGGPVDAESPNNATVSFVPQEQGEIPNMDDELRALVEENAFRALIGVPLAKRSYFPLPNESVAVEENEFFSLTFPRKLWKIVESDRFKSVWWNEDGSCIIIDEKQFREEILDKKGPCRIFETDCMKSFIRQLNLYGFSKLRHDLERSASLDDFLVEEKEAGPSSKVTVHCPSGPPWPSHGQRNFMFISR